The following are encoded together in the Tamandua tetradactyla isolate mTamTet1 chromosome 14, mTamTet1.pri, whole genome shotgun sequence genome:
- the DNAAF2 gene encoding protein kintoun: MAKARAPSPLEDLDLSADEVQRLTSAFQDAEFRRLFSEYAAELTDPENRRRYEAEVTALERERGVEVRFVHPEPDHALRTSLDGVRRCFVNVCGNALVGAPRSQPGPEGAAPGRLWSLPHSLAPGREYAGRRGGRYTVYDVVFHPAALALARRCTRFRQMLDATALGAVEKQFGVTLDRTNAKVLKAKYKGSPEAAVLRTPLPGGAPTRPDREPEGLLPDFPYPYPAPAAPGSAAAPRPQTRPAPEEAPRPGPTEPRCSVVQRHHVDLQDYRCSRDSAPSPVPRELVVTIELPLLRSAEQAALEVAGKLLSLDSRRPDYRLRLPLPYAVDESRGTARFHTARRQLVVTLPVVRPPARWGPAAAREEAACAPGTDGTACASAGAGEAGPAKGCAGRAGTGAGEAAAAGAAEEQDSGGRAGSALGAGEEPPPAAGGAGGGGRGDSSRPSRAGVGPGSSAATAGERGAVRAEARVDPEGTGREPSAGATASPGTQRGAPLRPPLQCRQDEGSLTLLIPVPGIQADSLRGEVSPRRYRLGFSTQAGADYSFFLQFAPENKLSVREPVISISSNNAVIELSKSPESPGIWREWYYGLNKDSLEEKLFVNEENVNEFVDEVLSPPFRQTSPLTPPLIEVLQVTDNKIQIHAKMQDSNYAKLHEKEERINERSHLNEKENREHLTTTTTDIVQAHAMGSAGLSDSSVIRETDSCSPVACLQQGSLDVSQVLFEKSQQPKSQVKPEFIKEESGVYSNEEKQNLKEPVKTEETELDDPLSPLLNKTEVHNLSAFEGIKETSMQDGSVQIINDHVTHCAFSFQNSLLYDLD, from the exons ATGGCCAAGGCGCGGGCGCCCTCGCCGCTGGAGGACCTGGACCTGAGCGCGGACGAAGTGCAGCGGCTCACCTCCGCCTTCCAGGACGCGGAGTTCCGGCGGCTGTTCTCCGAGTACGCCGCGGAGCTCACCGACCCCGAGAACCGGCGGCGCTACGAGGCGGAGGTCACGGCGCTGGAGCGGGAGCGCGGGGTGGAGGTGCGCTTCGTGCACCCCGAGCCGGACCACGCGCTGCGCACCAGCCTGGACGGGGTGCGCCGCTGTTTCGTCAACGTGTGCGGCAACGCGCTGGTGGGCGCACCCCGCAGCCAGCCCGGGCCCGAGGGCGCAGCGCCCGGCCGCCTCTGGTCGCTGCCGCACAGCCTGGCGCCGGGCCGCGAGTACGCGGGGCGCCGCGGCGGCCGCTACACCGTCTACGATGTAGTCTTCCACCCCGCCGCCCTGGCGCTGGCCCGGCGCTGCACGCGCTTCCGCCAGATGCTGGACGCCACGGCGCTGGGCGCGGTGGAGAAGCAGTTCGGCGTGACGCTGGACCGCACGAACGCCAAGGTGCTGAAGGCCAAGTACAAGGGGAGCCCGGAGGCCGCCGTGCTCCGCACGCCCCTGCCCGGGGGCGCCCCGACCCGGCCCGACCGAGAGCCCGAGGGCCTTCTCCCGGACTTCCCCTACCCGTACCCGGCTCCGGCGGCCCCGGGCAGCGCCGCAGCCCCCCGGCCCCAAACGCGCCCCGCCCCGGAGGAGGCCCCGCGGCCCGGCCCCACCGAGCCCCGCTGCAGCGTGGTGCAGCGGCACCACGTGGACCTTCAGGATTACCGCTGCTCCCGCGACTCGGCCCCGAGCCCGGTGCCCCGCGAGCTGGTGGTCACCATCGAGCTGCCGCTGCTGCGCTCGGCCGAGCAGGCGGCGCTGGAGGTGGCGGGGAAGCTGCTGAGCCTCGACTCGCGGAGGCCCGACTACCGGCTGCGGCTCCCGCTCCCCTACGCGGTGGATGAGAGCCGCGGCACAGCGCGCTTCCACACGGCCCGGCGGCAGCTGGTCGTCACGCTGCCCGTGGTGCGTCCGCCCGCGCGCTGGGGGCCGGCGGCGGCCCGGGAGGAGGCGGCGTGCGCGCCCGGAACTGACGGCACGGCCTGCGCTTCCGCCGGCGCCGGGGAGGCGGGCCCTGCCAAGGGGTGCGCGGGCCGCGCGGGCACAGGTGCTGGCGAGGCGGCGGCTGCAGGCGCCGCGGAGGAGCAGGATTCCGGCGGGCGCGCGGGGTCGGCCCTGGGCGCGGGGGAGGAGCCGCCTCCCGCCGCGGGCGGCGCTGGTGGGGGCGGCCGCGGGGACTCCTCGCGTCCTTCACGTGCGGGGGTTGGCCCGGGGTCTTCCGCCGCCACCGCCGGTGAGCGCGGGGCTGTGCGCGCGGAGGCGCGCGTGGACCCGGAGGGAACCGGCAGGGAGCCGTCGGCCGGGGCCACGGCGAGCCCGGGGACGCAGCGCGGGGCGCCTCTGCGCCCCCCTCTGCAGTGCCGCCAGGACGAAGGCTCTCTGACTCTCCTCATCCCGGTGCCTGGGATCCAGGCGGACAGTCTGCGGGGGGAAGTGAGCCCCCGGCGGTACAGGCTGGGCTTCTCCACGCAGGCCGGAGCtgactattctttctttttgcaatttGCTCCGGAGAATAAACTGAGCGTCAGGGAACCCGTGATTAGCATCTCTTCAAACAATGCAGTGATCGAACTGTCCAAATCTCCAGAAAGCCCTGGGATTTGGAGAGAGTGGTATTACGGTCTAAACAAGGATTCTCTGGAG gaaaagttGTTTGTCAATGAAGAAAATGTGAATGAATTTGTAGATGAGGTCCTGAGCCCTCCATTCAGACAGACAAGCCCTCTAACCCCACCATTAATTGAAGTTCTTCAGGTTACTGATAATAAGATTCAGATCCACGCAAAG ATGCAAGACTCTAACTATGCTAAGCttcatgaaaaggaagaaagaatcaatgaaagaagtcatttgaatgaaaaagaaaatagagaacatcTTACCACCACTACAACTGATATTGTACAAGCACACGCAATGGGAAGTGCCGGACTTTCTGACTCATCTGTCATACGTGAAACAGACAGTTGTAGTCCAGTTGCATGCTTGCAACAAGGATCTCTTGATGTTTCTCAAGTGCTTTTTGAAAAATCTCAGCAACCTAAGTCACAAGTGAAACCTgaatttataaaagaagaaagtggtGTTTACTCAAATGaggaaaaacagaatttaaaagaaCCAGTAAAAACTGAAGAGACAGAATTAGACGATCCATTATCTCCTTTACTGAACAAAACTGAAGTTCATAATCTGTCTGCTTTTGAAGGCATAAAAGAAACCAGCATGCAGGATGGCAGTGTGCAGATTATTAACGACCATGTGACTCATTGTGCattcagttttcagaattctctgctgTATGACTTGGATTAA
- the MGAT2 gene encoding alpha-1,6-mannosyl-glycoprotein 2-beta-N-acetylglucosaminyltransferase, with product MRLRIYKRKVLILTLAVAACGFVLWSSSGRPRKDEAPGPPLLPDAEPARGLRRLSNESAAPLGPAAPQPEADNLTLRYRALVYQLNFDQMLRNVEKAGSWAPRDLVLVVQVHNRPEYLRLLLDSLRKAQDVGNVLVIFSHDFWSTEINQLIAAVDFCPVLQVFFPFSIQLYPNEFPGSDPRDCPRDLEKNAALKMGCINAEYPDSFGHYREAKFSQTKHHWWWKLHFVWERVKILQDYAGLILFLEEDHYLAPDFYHVFRKMWKLKQQECPECDVLSLGTYVTSPSFYGIADKVDVKTWKSTEHNMGLALTRDAYQKLIECTDAFCTYDDYNWDWTLQYLTVSCLPKVWKVLVPRVPRIFHAGDCGMHHRKVCRPSTQSVQIESLLNNNKQYLFPETLIISDKFTVAAASPPRKNGGWGDIRDHELCKSYRRLQ from the coding sequence ATGAGGCTCCGCATCTACAAGCGCAAGGTGCTGATCCTGACGCTCGCGGTGGCCGCCTGCGGCTTCGTCCTCTGGAGCAGCAGTGGGCGGCCGCGGAAGGACGAGGCGCCCGGGCCGCCGTTGCTGCCGGACGCTGAGCCCGCGCGGGGCCTCCGCAGGCTCTCCAACGAGTCGGCAGCCCCGCTGGGCCCCGCTGCCCCGCAGCCCGAGGCGGACAACCTGACGCTGCGGTACCGGGCTCTGGTCTACCAGCTGAACTTCGACCAGATGCTGAGAAATGTGGAGAAGGCCGGCTCCTGGGCCCCCCGGGACCTCGTGCTGGTCGTCCAGGTGCACAACCGGCCTGAGTACCTCAGACTGCTGCTGGACTCGCTCCGAAAAGCCCAGGACGTGGGCAACGTCCTGGTCATCTTCAGCCACGATTTCTGGTCGACGGAGATCAATCAGCTGATCGCCGCTGTGGACTTTTGTCCAGTCCTGCaggtgttctttcctttcagcattCAGTTGTACCCTAACGAGTTTCCGGGCAGTGACCCCAGAGACTgccccagagacctggagaagaACGCCGCCTTGAAGATGGGGTGCATTAACGCCGAGTACCCCGACTCCTTCGGCCACTATAGAGAGGCCAAGTTCTCCCAGACCAAGCACCACTGGTGGTGGAAGCTGCATTTTGTGTGGGAAAGGGTTAAAATTCTTCAAGACTATGCCGGCCTTATACTTTTCTTAGAGGAGGATCACTACCTGGCCCCAGACTTTTACCATGTCTTCAGAAAGATGTGGAAATTGAAGCAGCAGGAGTGTCCCGAGTGTGATGTTCTCTCCCTGGGGACCTATGTCACCAGCCCCAGTTTCTATGGCATTGCCGACAAGGTAGATGTGAAAACGTGGAAGTCGACAGAGCACAACATGGGGCTGGCCTTGACCCGGGACGCGTATCAGAAGCTGATTGAGTGCACGGACGCTTTCTGTACTTACGATGATTACAACTGGGACTGGACTCTCCAATATTTGACTGTGTCTTGTCTTCCGAAAGTCTGGAAAGTGCTGGTTCCTCGCGTTCCTCGAATTTTTCATGCTGGGGACTGTGGTATGCACCACAGGAAGGTCTGTAGACCGTCCACCCAGAGTGTCCAAATTGAGTCACTCTTAAACAATAACAAACAGTACCTGTTTCCAGAAACTCTTATCATTAGTGACAAGTTTACTGTGGCAGCCGCTTCCCCACCTAGGAAAAATGGAGGGTGGGGAGATATTAGGGACCATGAACTCTGTAAAAGTTATAGAAGGCTGCAGTGA
- the RPL36AL gene encoding ribosomal protein eL42-like, producing MVNVPKTRRTFCKKCGKHQPHKVTQYKKGKDSLYAQGKRRYDRKQSGYGGQTKPIFRKKAKTTKKIVLRLECVEPNCRSKRMLAIKRCKHFELGGDKKRKGQVIQF from the coding sequence ATGGTCAATGTACCTAAAACCAGAAGGACTTTCTGTAAGAAGTGTGGCAAGCATCAGCCTCACAAAGTAACCCAGTATAAGAAGGGCAAGGATTCCCTGTATGCCCAAGGAAAGAGGCGCTACGATCGGAAGCAGAGCGGCTATGGAGGGCAGACGAAGCCAATTTTCCGGAAGAAGGCTAAAACCACCAAGAAGATTGTGTTGAGGCTTGAATGTGTTGAGCCCAACTGCAGATCCAAGAGGATGCTGGCCATTAAGAGATGCAAGCATTTTGAATTGGGTGGAGATAAGAAGAGAAAGGGCCAAGTGATCCAGTTCTAA